One Ogataea parapolymorpha DL-1 chromosome VI, whole genome shotgun sequence DNA window includes the following coding sequences:
- a CDS encoding putative transferase CAF17, mitochondrial codes for MRRFSTFLSLRAIPPRGLVKLNRKLLEIKGPDSAKFLNGLLTTKMLPTFEKKNLTTISASDLQALENSKMLGLTDEQMQTENWGILHEDETYDPDVPERLGIRRDGRYSMLLNSKGRVLSDLFVYPTPYTPNNGPKYLLEMAPKNFGQIQMMLKLHKLRAKIDISVANYNSWFYYDHSEEFDEFYDLLQSEYLNNRNSKSVEAASTWSKYLQDRLVNEEILTEADASQLQGFAIDDRAPCFGLKFVLPPESQLQNLEDIKVGHEVYDTLRTLVGISEISDFKSETLPFENNLDYMNGINYNKGCYVGQELTIRTFHSGVIRKRVMPIQLFRVGEPVSEELKLADEDLGLGQYTDLQLINTSKKNQDAEPQSSNPFGSKMRRDKKVGEIIRVQNNIGLAVVYVAEISRDNAPGNNEFPIVSRSSSEVAGKFIAKVHIPEWWPLEELEEEEEEEEKEHDD; via the coding sequence ATGAGACGCTTTTCGACGTTCCTCAGTTTGCGGGCAATTCCGCCACGAGGACTTGTCAAACTTAATAGAAAGCTGCTTGAGATCAAGGGTCCAGACTCCGCCAAGTTCTTGAATGGACTGCTGACGACTAAGATGCTTCCCACTTTTGAGAAAAAGAACCTGACCACGATATCTGCCAGTGATCTACAAGCATTAGAgaactccaaaatgctcgGACTCACCGACGAACAGATGCAGACCGAGAATTGGGGCATTCTTCACGAGGACGAGACCTACGACCCAGATGTCCCAGAAAGACTGGGCATCAGGAGGGACGGACGGTATTCCATGCTTCTGAACTCTAAGGGACGAGTTCTGTCCGATTTATTTGTCTATCCAACTCCCTATACCCCAAACAACGGCCCCAAGTACTTGCTTGAGATGGCACCAAAGAATTTCGGTCAAATCCAGATGATGCTCAAGCTGCACAAACTTCGAGCAAAGATCGATATTTCGGTTGCAAATTATAACTCGTGGTTTTATTACGACCACTCCGAGGAATTCGACGAGTTTTACGACTTATTGCAGTCCGAGTATCTCAATAATAGAAACTCCAAGAGTGTGGAAGCCGCTTCTACGTGGAGCAAGTATTTACAAGATAGGCTTGTTAATGAGGAGATACTGACGGAGGCGGATGCCTCGCAATTACAAGGATTTGCGATCGACGACCGTGCGCCATGTTTTGGGCTCAAATTCGTTCTTCCCCCAGAAAgccagctccaaaacctAGAGGATATCAAAGTGGGGCACGAAGTTTATGATACCTTACGCACTTTGGTTGGAATTTCAGAAATTTCCGACTTCAAGTCCGAAACACTGCCCTTCGAAAATAACCTCGATTACATGAATGGAATCAATTACAATAAGGGATGCTATGTAGGTCAAGAGCTCACTATCAGAACGTTTCATTCGGGCGTCATTAGAAAACGAGTCATGCCGATACAACTGTTCAGAGTTGGAGAGCCCGTGAGCGAGGAATTAAAATTGGCAGACGAAGACCTGGGTCTGGGCCAGTATACGGACctgcagctgatcaacacgtccaagaaaaaccaaGACGCCGAGCCTCAGTCTTCAAACCCGTTTGGATCGAAGATGCGCAGAGACAAAAAAGTTGGAGAGATTATCAGAGTGCAGAATAATATTGGCCTGGCCGTTGTATATGTGGCCGAGATCAGTCGTGACAACGCGCCTGGTAATAACGAATTCCCTATAGTATCAAGGAGTTCGTCAGAGGTCGCTGGTAAGTTTATTGCCAAGGTTCATATACCTGAATGGTGGCCCCTagaagagctggaggaggaggaggaggaagaggaaaaagaacaCGACGATTAA
- a CDS encoding Protein GON7 — protein sequence MTEDTNELLPTAEYSGPVFKRFEVDPSKPHSTSGRTNGPSDYVLAAGAVDRDAPTEAKDTRIGRLRAYITTLQDEVNEFLTERMKSKGEEERQDLVNSEEEEDEDQTGV from the coding sequence ATGACTGAGGAcaccaacgagctgcttcCAACGGCTGAATACTCAGGCCCAGTATTCAAGAGGTTTGAGGTTGACCCGTCGAAACCGCATTCGACGTCCGGACGCACCAATGGGCCTTCTGACTACGTTCTTGCTGCCGGTGCTGTGGACAGAGATGCTCCCACGGAGGCTAAAGACACACGGATTGGACGACTCCGAGCTTATATTACCACACTACAGGACGAAGTGAATGAATTTCTGACCGAACGAATGAAAAGTAAGggcgaagaagagagaCAAGACCTTGTGAATtctgaggaggaagaggacgaggaccagaCTGGTGTCTGA
- a CDS encoding histidinol-phosphatase (PHP family), with product MVHSHHSHSGQYVSHAVDNLDDIISRVKDMNFEVFCLTEHVPRYDNKLMYPEEIDKGYTVDSLVENFEKYYMHARSIQKAVNADRSSRLKILVGFETEGGIDEFHLNKCLQFKRELRPDVIVGSVHHLKGVDLDFNREKWLEAKGNLSLQAFFLAYFKQHQVMVRTLEPDIIGHFDLIRLFALPHDRCEDTGKELKDINIERDWPEVWKVITETVELIVSQGGLVELNTAAIRKGWTTSYPKDDLFQLIREKGGRFCLSDDSHGVKQVGLNYEKALKHLQELGLDKLYYLDLDESGTPFVNSRTLEDIAADPFWNNYT from the coding sequence ATGGTTCACTCTCATCATTCCCATTCCGGTCAATATGTGTCGCACGCCGTGGATAACTTAGATGACATTATTTCCAGGGTAAAGGATATGAACTTTGAGGTCTTCTGTCTTACAGAACACGTTCCTCGATACGATAACAAATTGATGTATCCTGAGGAGATAGACAAGGGATATACTGTTGACTCATTAGTCGAGAATTTTGAGAAGTATTATATGCATGCGCGATCCATCCAGAAGGCTGTCAACGCGGATCGCTCTTCCAGACTGAAAATTCTCGTTGGATTTGAGACAGAAGGAGGAATAGACGAATTTCACCTAAATAAATGTCTGCAATTCAAGCGGGAACTGAGACCCGATGTAATAGTTGGATCAGTTCATCATTTGAAAGGGGTTGATTTGGACTTTAATCGCGAGAAATGGCTGGAAGCAAAAGGAAATCTCTCGTTGCAAGCGTTTTTCCTGGCATATTTCAAGCAACACCAGGTAATGGTGAGAACGCTCGAACCCGATATCATTGGACATTTCGACCTAATCCGTCTATTCGCTCTCCCCCACGACAGGTGTGAAGATACGggaaaagagctcaaagacaTTAACATAGAAAGAGACTGGCCTGAGGTCTGGAAGGTGATTACAGAGACGGTAGAGCTCATTGTTTCGCAAGGAGGTCTTGTCGAATTGAACACTGCTGCAATTCGCAAAGGCTGGACCACATCATATCCAAAAGATGATTTGTTCCAACTAATTCGCGAAAAAGGGGGCAGATTCTGTCTTAGTGACGACTCTCATGGAGTCAAACAGGTGGGCCTCAACTATGAGAAGGCTCTGAAACACCTGCAAGAACTCGGCCTAGATAAACTGTACTActtggatttggacgaATCTGGCACTCCCTTCGTCAATAGTCGCACTCTAGAGGATATTGCAGCTGACCCTTTCTGGAATAATTACACTTGA